The following are from one region of the Candidatus Hydrogenedentota bacterium genome:
- a CDS encoding DUF2961 domain-containing protein: MRWHLLTAAFIVTVLCALSTASPRAAEVTFESLVNEMTDLDALASFPEPAFDCAQFSSYDRRSTDPAVLTDENWFANGDRGQHIRKETRNGADEWVMADAEGPGAIVRIWSANANDAGIVRIYLDNASDPVIEMPLQDMLDGEHAPFLAPIAGIRSRGWNSHFPIPYAKHCKITASKPDFYYHVNYRTYEKGTEVESFRPELAETYQGLLENTRQRLANPHEFDYQGPKVANTYRETIAPGANIEMRLEGEGAIRGITCKAEADALDLALRQCVVTIAFDGQKTPSVGAPLGDFFATAPGINPYRSLSSGVLDNGVMYSHWVMPYERSVTLRITNNGDAPVTVDGQVVTGPREWTPQSLYFHAKWRAQFDIPTHPRQDWTYVAVNGKGRFVGDMLHVTNPVKGWWGEGDEKIYVDGEKFPSHFGTGSEDYYGYAWCNNEPFVHAYHNQARCDGPGNYGHTCVSRFHILDNIPFAKDFKFDIEVWHSADVMVNMAATSYWYARPGATDSFNGINTADLRIATPPPPPEPKRVKHALEGERLEVLSVSGGNCTVQDSAGWPWSAGQQLWWIDGAPGDTLTLAFDAPEDGRYAVHAVFTKAIDYGMMQISVNGVKAGEPMDFFNDGVIVTEEASIGTFKLKKGQNVLTIEIAGANEKSNPKRHMFGLDYLRLAPVKVTN, from the coding sequence ATGCGATGGCATCTCTTAACGGCGGCGTTCATCGTGACGGTACTATGCGCGCTCTCGACTGCGTCTCCCCGCGCAGCGGAGGTAACCTTCGAATCGCTCGTCAACGAAATGACCGATCTCGATGCCCTCGCATCGTTCCCCGAACCGGCGTTTGACTGCGCCCAGTTCTCGAGCTACGACCGCCGGTCCACCGATCCCGCCGTACTCACCGACGAAAACTGGTTCGCCAACGGCGACCGTGGCCAACACATCCGCAAAGAAACCCGCAACGGGGCCGACGAATGGGTGATGGCCGACGCCGAAGGACCCGGCGCCATCGTGCGCATATGGTCCGCCAACGCCAACGACGCCGGCATCGTCCGCATCTATCTCGATAACGCCTCCGACCCCGTCATCGAAATGCCCCTCCAGGACATGCTGGACGGAGAACACGCGCCCTTCCTCGCCCCCATTGCCGGCATCCGCTCGCGCGGATGGAACTCCCACTTCCCCATTCCCTACGCCAAACACTGCAAAATCACCGCGAGCAAACCCGACTTCTATTACCACGTCAACTACCGCACCTACGAGAAAGGCACGGAGGTCGAATCGTTCCGCCCCGAGCTGGCCGAGACGTACCAGGGGCTTCTCGAAAATACCCGCCAACGCCTCGCAAACCCCCATGAATTCGACTACCAGGGCCCCAAAGTCGCCAACACCTACCGCGAAACCATCGCCCCTGGCGCCAACATCGAGATGCGCCTCGAAGGCGAAGGCGCAATCCGCGGCATCACCTGTAAAGCCGAGGCCGATGCCCTCGACCTCGCATTGCGCCAGTGCGTCGTCACCATTGCCTTTGACGGCCAGAAGACGCCCTCCGTGGGAGCGCCCCTGGGCGATTTCTTCGCCACGGCTCCCGGCATCAACCCCTACAGGTCGCTGTCCAGCGGCGTGCTCGACAACGGCGTCATGTATAGCCACTGGGTCATGCCCTATGAACGGTCCGTCACGCTCCGCATCACTAACAACGGCGACGCCCCCGTCACCGTCGATGGCCAAGTGGTCACCGGCCCCCGTGAATGGACCCCACAGAGCCTCTATTTCCACGCCAAATGGCGCGCCCAATTCGATATCCCCACACACCCCCGGCAGGACTGGACCTATGTCGCAGTGAACGGCAAGGGCCGCTTCGTCGGCGACATGCTGCACGTCACCAACCCCGTCAAAGGCTGGTGGGGCGAGGGCGACGAGAAAATCTACGTCGACGGCGAGAAGTTCCCCAGCCATTTCGGCACGGGTTCCGAAGACTATTACGGCTACGCATGGTGCAACAACGAACCGTTCGTACACGCCTACCATAACCAGGCCCGTTGCGACGGCCCCGGAAACTACGGCCACACCTGCGTCAGCCGGTTTCACATCCTCGACAACATCCCCTTCGCCAAAGACTTCAAATTCGACATCGAGGTCTGGCACTCGGCCGACGTAATGGTCAACATGGCCGCCACATCCTATTGGTATGCCCGGCCCGGCGCGACCGACTCCTTCAACGGCATCAACACGGCGGACCTCCGCATCGCCACACCCCCTCCCCCACCCGAACCCAAACGCGTCAAGCACGCCCTCGAAGGAGAAAGACTCGAAGTCCTCTCCGTCAGCGGAGGAAACTGCACCGTCCAAGACAGCGCGGGCTGGCCCTGGAGCGCCGGTCAACAACTCTGGTGGATCGACGGCGCCCCCGGCGATACCCTCACACTCGCCTTTGACGCCCCCGAGGACGGACGCTACGCCGTCCACGCCGTTTTCACCAAAGCCATCGACTACGGCATGATGCAGATCTCGGTCAACGGCGTAAAGGCCGGCGAACCCATGGACTTCTTCAACGACGGCGTCATCGTCACCGAAGAAGCCTCCATCGGCACATTCAAACTCAAAAAAGGGCAAAATGTTCTAACCATCGAGATCGCCGGCGCCAACGAGAAGTCCAACCCCAAACGCCACATGTTCGGACTTGATTACCTGCGCCTCGCTCCAGTCAAAGTGACAAACTGA
- a CDS encoding HDOD domain-containing protein, translating into MYSSNRPPNDKGKNKAVSDTHRAALLRDAAKRRIGQLLCAAGRISQKELDQALAIQKKRGGEVIDVLFSMGCIQPIELLDFLLTLPGLGAADFSHLDLSHELIGLISAETARNYQVIPIDHYGHTVVLGCVSLPDAQEREELEKLLDAHVQLLRCTPDDVETAINRYYPEEPPSAGEDEAAPLRTLQGLEAPIRLSRVARLVRRLTSLPALPETLNQVRAAIESPESSVRSVADIIALDPPIAAKILSVANSALYGFTQPIHDLVHAISLMGLRETYGIVLSTTVIDLMSKWKNLEYRTFWLESMCCAAAARIVAKASGQRGLPGIFAAGLLHDLGRAALLETVPEACAKLDSGLTGRALLDAEERLIGLSHTEAGYELARQWGLPPEIAAPIRFHHEPMRATEAKEHVAIISLADAMVTALTDNYTENLHVFDEHQQTLAFLGIDPEVTEAMLAEYLAKRQAAFEENNEEI; encoded by the coding sequence ATGTATTCCTCGAATCGACCGCCAAATGATAAGGGCAAGAACAAGGCCGTTTCCGATACGCATAGGGCGGCATTGCTCCGGGACGCCGCGAAACGGCGCATTGGCCAACTCCTGTGCGCCGCCGGACGCATCTCCCAGAAAGAACTCGACCAGGCGCTCGCCATACAGAAAAAGCGCGGAGGCGAGGTCATCGACGTGCTGTTCTCTATGGGATGCATCCAACCCATTGAACTGCTCGATTTCCTCCTCACCCTGCCTGGGCTGGGCGCCGCGGACTTCTCGCATCTCGACCTCAGTCACGAGTTGATTGGACTGATCAGCGCCGAGACCGCCCGCAATTACCAGGTCATACCCATTGACCACTACGGTCACACGGTTGTGCTGGGTTGCGTCTCCCTTCCGGATGCCCAAGAACGCGAAGAGCTCGAAAAACTGCTCGACGCCCACGTACAGCTTCTGCGCTGCACCCCGGATGACGTCGAAACCGCTATCAACCGCTACTATCCCGAAGAACCGCCTTCCGCCGGTGAAGACGAGGCCGCGCCTTTGCGGACGCTTCAGGGTCTCGAAGCGCCCATACGTCTGTCGCGCGTGGCCCGCCTTGTACGCCGCCTCACATCGCTGCCGGCACTGCCCGAAACACTAAACCAGGTCCGGGCAGCCATCGAATCGCCCGAGAGTTCGGTCCGCTCGGTGGCGGACATTATCGCGCTCGACCCGCCCATCGCGGCCAAAATCCTCAGCGTGGCCAATTCGGCCCTGTACGGATTCACACAGCCCATTCACGATCTCGTCCACGCCATATCGCTCATGGGCCTGCGCGAAACCTACGGGATCGTGCTCTCGACAACGGTCATCGACCTCATGAGCAAATGGAAGAACCTCGAGTACCGGACCTTCTGGCTCGAATCGATGTGTTGCGCAGCGGCGGCGCGCATCGTCGCCAAGGCCAGCGGACAACGCGGCCTGCCGGGCATCTTCGCGGCAGGCCTGCTGCACGACCTGGGCCGCGCAGCCTTGCTTGAAACCGTGCCGGAGGCCTGCGCCAAGCTCGACAGCGGCCTCACGGGCCGCGCGCTCCTCGACGCCGAGGAACGCCTGATCGGGCTGTCCCACACGGAGGCCGGGTACGAATTGGCCCGGCAATGGGGATTGCCCCCCGAGATCGCCGCGCCTATCCGCTTCCACCACGAGCCCATGCGGGCCACTGAAGCCAAGGAGCACGTGGCCATCATCTCCCTGGCCGACGCCATGGTGACCGCCCTGACCGACAATTACACGGAAAACCTGCATGTCTTCGACGAACACCAGCAGACGCTGGCCTTTCTCGGGATCGACCCCGAAGTCACCGAGGCCATGCTGGCCGAATACCTCGCCAAACGACAAGCCGCGTTCGAGGAGAATAACGAAGAGATCTGA